TCTGCTTCGGAAAAGTTCAGATGTAATATATGTAGCTGAACATTTATGTAACAGACTGAACAAAATCAACTGGCCGCTTAATAACTGAAAGATAGAGTGGACGGATATTTTAACAAGGTTGTAGGGATACAATTTGCTAGTAACTTTGACCAACCAATTGATTCTGTTTCTGAATAATAACTTCACGGTTTTGTAATTACACTCGAGTTATACAAAATTACAAGATGTAACGATAGAATAAACATTCTTACGCGGGGAAGACTGCTTCTCAGCCACACTATTAATTCGTCTGATAAGGGTTCTCCATTCTTTAAATACATGTATCTGCAATCTGGAAAACTGTACCTACTGTTGTTGCCCCAGATtatgatatttttaatatccGTTGGAAGACAATTTGCTCGCGCTGCAATCTGAAATGAACACCATAACCTGAAACGGGTCCcgtataaaacaaaaaaaaaaaaaaaccccaaaAGGGTCACTCACAAGTGACCAAACAAACTAAATGTTCACGcgaaaaatgtacaataatcCTCGGTTCCAAAGTGGAATTTTATTCTCATGAATAAAATCTTATCTTCATGACGCGGTGTCGTCCCTACCATTGTTACtaattcttcaattttatatttttcattatatcttcgTGTGAATGTTGTTAATGAATTGGTGAAGTTTTCCCAATGAAAATAAGTTCAAACATGACactattcgaattaattttaattatacatatgtaataggttgttcaatatgttttgtcgttcgatgaaacttattaaacgacctaatactatactattcaataagttttatcgaacgacaaaactgattGAACAATCCAGTAGAACGGAACACTGCTGAATTCGAATAAAGTCATGTTTGAACTAATTTTGATCAGAAGATGAAACTTCGCCAAACCCTTAATAATACTTTCATAAAGGTATATAAAAAGCTAAACAAAATTTCACTGTCCTCTGCAAGTAGGACTTTCTAATAATACTTGATAATACTTTCGTAAAGATGTATCAAAAACTTAACAAAATTTCACTATCCTCTGCAGGTAGCTCGttcaaatttgctcagttcCAAGAACAAATTCTCACCCAACTTCGGATTCAAGGTTGTCAGTAGATACGATTTTCGCCTTGAAACCGGAAGTTACTGTATTTTACGTTACGATACGATGTATCATCAGTGATTTACGTAAATCGTACGTGTGCCGCGGCGATTTTCAAATTGAACATTGCCAGGGTAGTTATGTTTTCGGAGGGTATGGATTTGGCGTATCGGGATATGATCTTCGCAGTTGTGTTTCCGAGCGTAATAATCTTTGCGTCCTTTTTCGCATACTTCTCTACGCATTCCCCCTGTCGCGAAAAGAACAAAGCGCTATAGCAACGTCGGGAGAatcttaacgtctaactccaaTGAAAAGAATACGAGTACGTAAAACTTGGCGATGCGAACATGTTCCTTAAAGAACAGTTCGTCATATTCTTGTGCATCAAATGTATACTCCCTCGCTGAGCCAATGCAAATCGCAACATCTACATCCTTGAACGCGACCGAGGCATCGTGACTGCAAATGATACCTATATCCAtaaaataacgtattacttgtCATCGTTCCTTGACAAACTTATTTtgatttaaccctttgaacaTTATGGATGAAATATATACGTTCAGAGAAAGCTACCGATATAAACAATAGACGCGTATATACGTCCAGCAAAAGCTATCGATGTGAACTATAGTCGCATATATACGTGCAGCAAAAACTGCCGGTGTGAACTATAGACGCATACATACGCCCAGCAAAAGCTACCGATATGAACTATAGACGCATACATACGTCCAGCAAAAGCTACCGATGATAACTGCGAACACGTACACGTATGTTCGAAAATAGTTTTTTCTCGTATTACTTAATTCAGGGTAAAAGAATTGCAATTGTAACTTAGTTGTGGCTTGTACGTTTAAATCGTTAAAATTCAAACTGTACTAGTAGCATTCAGCGTTCAAAGGAtcaatattcgaagtttattcatagCATCCGAATaccttgaaaatattcgaataatcacaaCTTAGTATCTAGTCAAAAGTATCTAATACTACTTTTCTATCGAATATCCCGAcgcggaaaagtacaaagtcAACATATTTAGAAATTAGAAGTTAGATTTATAGTCTCGTGTTATGAAGGCACATTATTACTCGGCAAGTTTAAACCTTTTACTGCTATCGACGTTTATCGGCCCCTGGCCGTGCGTTTTGCatcgaaattattcgcaatGAAAGGGTTAACACGTTCTGTGTGATTCTTTTTAAGtagtaaaattttcgcagaagtTTTGTCCGATCGTAAATGACGGCACCATTAATGGAGCGTTAATAGTTCTCCAAGGTTTTGGTTTCCCCTGGGTAGATGTATCGATTACACATGGAACGTATCAAAGATGTTCAAACCCTGTATCCCCTCCGCCCACTACACTTCAGAATGATCTGTTGACAGGCAATCGACATACCCTTACTAGATATATAATCCCAAACTTCCTGATTTTGTGATCAAGAAACTGCAAAAGTAAAAGGGTGTTTACCATGTAACATATTGGGACTGAACGCAGTAAGTTCGATTGCGACACTTTCCAGAAACATTGCCTTGTCTGGGAACTCGTAAACGTTGACAAATAGCGATTGGTCTGGCCCGAATGAATTGTCAGAGAGGATTCTGTACAAGAATGCGAGAACGATTTCTGTGGTCCCGTCTGTGACCACAATACGCAGAACATCGTCCTTACGCTGTGAAACATTACTGACAACGAATTGGCCTTTCTCTGGTACGATCAAATTCATATTTATTGGTGTGGACCGAATATTGAAGTTCGTAACAAATGTAAATTAATGTCCATGTATATACAATGATATACAGGGTGAGCTATCTGTAATCTATAGATTAATATGTCTTTAAACACGGAGATTAAAATCTCGTAAGAAAAAAATTGGTAGATGGAACCACTAAGACCGTGTAcattttttctaaatagaatctaatttctataaaatgtatgtatgtattatcTGAGTTAACActtggacaaagaaatggattCTGTTTGAAAGAAGGGTATACAATACTAAAACGCCTTTGACTCGTCTAACTCTATTCACTGACCTCTCTTCTTGATACTTTTGTATCAAAAAGTTAGGAAAGTTTTACTaaagaaaagtacacgaaaCTTTTTCGCAGAGTGTCTAAAAGCTTTTATTATGTGCGCAAATTGTTGATACACTTTTCTAAAATGTCCTTCCTGATACGCGGATAGTCTGGGTTTTGTTTGAGAACTTCGTTGCAGGCTTCGATTGCGTCCGCGTACGATTTTGCCTTCATGGAGCAATAAGCCAACTTGTAGGCAACCGACAGCTTGAACTTACCGCCATACTTCCACGCTTGGCTATATTGCGCTGCGGCTTCACGATAATTCTGCTCCTTCTCGGCGATGTAACCGGATAACTCATGAGCTCTGACGCAAGTCGCATTATGTTGTAAAACACGTTTCAGAAGATCGTTCGCCAGATCGTACTTGCTTGATTGCGTGAAAATGTCGGCCAAAAGTAGCCAACAGCGTTCTAGGTATTCCGCATCTTCGTAGGTCCATATGTTCTTACTGACACGTTTCAAATGATTCCGTGCTCGAGGAGTTTGTTTAAGGAGAATGTGAGCCATTGCCATGCCAAGAGCCGGTCCTACATGATCTCTCAGTGCTTCTTGACTAGCCAGTGCTGTACAATCCTGTAACACTTTCTCTATATTCGACTTCTGCTTCGTAGCCAGCAAAAAGAAATTGCTTAACAGTCTGTGCGTTAACATTTCATGCGGGCTACCTTTAGGATTCAATTCctgaaacaattattaaaaattagttAATACGTACGAAGTTCATAGAGTCGTTATGATCGTTAGGAATATTTTGTAAACACTTTGTAAGCGTCTCTGTGAGccattttgaattatttatttcttttggaATATTTAGTGTAATCGTGTACCTGTAACAGACGGTATGCCGTTTTCAAAGCTAACGTTCTCGAGTCTTGATACTCCGCGTCATCATAGTTAAAGACTTCATTTAAAAGAGAAGAATCATCATCCGGATCTAAACAAATCTCGATCATATTGTATATTGCTTGTTGACCCCACTCAGGATCACGTCTTGCAAAATTAAACTGACGCAGAGCAGAATTTAATTTTCCCATACGCCAATCCAATAAGCCGGCGCAGTAATAATATCCAGCCGCTAAATTTGAACCGCTCATTCCTAGTTCTGCTCGATGAAGccattcctcgagatcgtccatgTTTCCTGATTCACAAAGCTTCAAGTTATTGAACAAAAGTTCTGTGTAAATTAATTAAACCAGGAAATTACTTTTTCTTATGACTGTCCCGACCTGTTCTGCGAGAAACTTCTATCAGCCTTGCTAGTGCAGTCCAATATGTTGGTTGCTTCATTAATAACTGTCGAAAATGAAATGCTGCTGTGTCAAAGTCCACTTTTCTGAATGCAAGATCAGCCATCATTATTGAAGCTGCTTCATTGTTTGGATCTGCATTTAATAAAGCTGTACAGCTTTGAGCGCATCGATCCAAATTATTGGTCTATTGATTATAGCCATTATTAATCAATCTGCTAAACTACAAtagaatataaattatacaattatgtaattatgtaattatttacCTGCATATATAACTTTGCCAATGACAATAAAGCTTGTACATTTGCTGGCTTATGATTCAAAGCTTCCTTATAATACATTATAGCTTCATCATAGTCTCTCAAAGAAGACGAGTAATCTGCCATCGTTAAGCAGATATTGGCCAAAACCTGTTTTTCATCTTCTAAAGTGGAACCTACTAGACGCTGTATATATCTGTGTTGATTTTCCTTAGCTTCTTTAAGCGCTGATAGGGCACCTTTAATATTATCCGCTTTCTCCCGCGTTTTTGCAAGCAACAACAAAAGCTGGCCACGTACTTCTAAACTTTGTACATTCGAATCTCGACGCCCATCTGAAGTATTGGATActtttcgtgtaaaaataaatcggatGAATCCTGACTACATAAAAATGATACCTGCCTTGTAGCTCCTGTACTAATGTAGCTTCTGCTTTATCATACTGTTTCATTGTCATGAATAATTTCACGAGAtctaattttaatcctttaaaATTGTCTTGTTTCATTGCATCTCGATAATAATTTATAGCCTTTGTGTACTGATGTGTTTTCACAAGCGCTTTCCCTAATTTACTCGCTATATGTAATTTATTTGTAGAATTTTGTTTTAAAGCTTGTTCATATGCTTCTATTGCTCTTTCTGGTTCTTGTATAGAAATGTATGCATCACCGAGCATGCTATATGTCTTGGGATCAGGACAATGTTCTACTAATTCTCTATATATCAAAATGTATAAACCGTTTTAgcaaatttaaagaataaaatcATAAATAAAAGAATGTAAATCAGAAAAAACGTTGTTAAAAAACAAACCTGAAACACATAGCAAAAGCGTGTCTATCTTTTTTGTGTTTTAAGTTTATTTCAGCTAAGCGTGTATGTGCTTGCAAATAATAAGGCTGATCTGGAGTTACTTTAGATAGACACTTGATGGCTTCATCCACTTCTCCCATTTCTAACAGCACTTCGGCATGCCCTATTAACATTCTACCTTCTTCAATAGTATTTTCAAGCTTCATTTTTGCATTCTGTATTACAGCAATTGCATCGTTAAACTGTCTTATTTTAGCATATGCAGAAATTAATTCAAGATATAAAGTTGCCATATCTGATGTTGAAATATGTACAGTTTCTAAAATACTTTCATGAGATTGTAATCCTGCATATGACATAGCAGCCTGAAAACTTTTTATTGCATCTTCAATATCGTTGTTTTCTTTCTGAACCATGCCTATAATTAAATGATAAATTGGATTGTCTCTGATTTGAAAATTGTAGCTTAAACCAACTTCAAGACTTTGCGAAGCCAGTTGATAATTCCTTTGACGAGCTAGAATTTGTGCCATAAGTAAATGAGCTTCTGCATTGGATGAATCAACATTGTCCAAAAGAGTTTTTAGTATACTTGAAGCACCTTCCAACTCTCCTGTTTGCATTTTAACTTTACTTAACAATAATTGTGCTGTACTTAAACCAGGATATGCTTCTGTTAGCTGTTCTAATAAATATAAACTTGGTTCTTTATGATTTGATgtctttttctcaaaatttgctaGATTATTTGTTATTGAATAAACTAGACGTTGTTTAGAAATCTCTAAACATAAGTCAGGATTTAATCTTTTTATGTATGTGTATCCATATGGTACGTACTTACAGTTATTCAATATGATTGTAGCTGCACTGTCTAAATAATTAAGAGCTTTATTCGGATCATTAGAATTCAACTTTGCAGACATGAAAAGTAATTCTGCATCCATTGAATTAGATTGTATTTCCATAAGAAAGTCTACTTGTTGCTGCGCCAACTCTAAAGCATCAACCGAAGTGTCTAAAAGTTGACAATGTGCTAGACCCATTAACGCCGCGAATGAAGACTCATTTATCCTAACAGCATTTCTATACCAATATTCTGcatcttttattttgtttaacaaAACGTACAAATTCCCCAACTCAACCATAAGATCTGCACTTTTAGAATTTTGCTGTAACATCCTTTCAGTAGTTCTAGAGAGTTCTAatagaatttcttgatttctgcACACTAATCGtgaaaataattgtatattattGATGAAAAcagttacatttttcatttctgtaactatcaaatttctaaaaaatgacTGCAAATGTTTTAATCCTTCGCTATAATGTCCATCTCTACAAAAAACTACAAATGCATGCGCTTTTATAGCATCTAAGTTATTCAAATCAATTGATAATATTCTATTTGCAGTTTCTAAAACTTGGTCCCAATCTTTCAATGTAAGttgattgtacaatttttcgattAAAGGTAAGCATAACTTGGAATAACGTACAATCAATGAATTTAATGTTAATATTGCACCTGCACAATCGCCATGCTGCTGTTTGTACTTTGCAGAACCAAGTAGAGCATTTACATTCTTTGGATCATGTTCtaaaacaatttcaaataaattcggCTTATCCAAGTTATTTTCATTCACAATAAAAAGATCTACCCAGCCTTTTATTAGCAAAACATTTGTGTTGGATGAATCTAGTTTATATGCTCTCTCTATATAATCTTTAGCCTTATCAACTTTTTGCGATAAAAGCAATACCAAAGCTGCTAATGACAATGCATTTGGAGATGATTTTCGTCTTTCATCTCTTATTCTTGTATCAATCTGCATCATACTAGTTCTTTCAACATTTTCACTAACTGTGTATGCTATATTTTGAAGAAGCAATGCTGCTAACGTTGCATCTGCATTATTTATTATGCTTAAACTTTCTTTAATTGCTTCTTGAGATTTTCCAGTTAATGCATATGCTAGGCTTAGAAGAATTCTTAAACGTTCACTTGTAGGATAAGCCTCGCATGCTTCTTTAGAATGAAGCAACATTCCATTATAATAAAATTGGTGACAAAACCATTCGATTAAAGTTGTATATTCTATTTCTTCCATTTCATAAACcatataaaatattcaatttcagatgataaatttattaataaaatgcaGATTTTATTAACACACTTATAGCATATACTTATTAATTATATACTACTTATTTAAGGGTGCAATAATCATTTTAATATgtttattaaaaagaatatttcaaaaaatctAGATCTGATAGCTCATAAATAATATTAGGGTTTAAAGATTTTCAATTAGGTCCAACAATAAGATCCTCAAGATCAGGATTCTGAATTGCAAAATAATACTTTTGCAAATATTCGCACACTAAGGACATATAGTAATACTTTGCAATAACATATGTAAATACTGtctgaaaatacaattttgatGTAATTTATGATAAAAAATTTCAACTTACAATTGCAAtagttttaaaaatacataGTACCTCTATAAGTTGTCGTACTAAATTTTGTCTTGCATATCTATATTGTACATTAATTGCTTGCATATCCAAGACCTTTCCTTTAGCTCTATATTGCAACACAGCTTTtgctaataaaaaataatataatataatgtaatgtaatgtatgatatgtataaataatataaaaatcaaaTTGTTTAGGCATAACTTTTTTGCACTagataaaatattgaaagctGTTATTCAGTTTTGTGTAACTAAATATTCAAAGGATATTACTCCTGGGAAGTGGTTTAACATATAATGGAGTTCTGAAATGAAACTcatttttgtatataaaattaacataatttattatatCTGTTTTAGAACCATTATGGTGTAAATGACTCAAGAAGGTAAATGCataaattagaattaaatattattaattaaataaataatcactCAAGTAATATATCTTACAATCTTCATCCCGTTTTACAAAGAAAAGGTCCCATTTTTCATTATGGTGTACAATGTAAAAAAATCTTGCatactgatttcgtttaacttgttTTAATGTAAATGACAATATTTTAGTTATGTAATTCATACCatttataaaaagtaaaatattgacCTAAAATCATATTCTCTATGAACTTCCATTAACCAAATACTTACATAGCCTTTTATTTCTTCAGATGGAAACTTCGAATGAATAGAAGGTTATGTTTTTGTTAACAAGCAGTTGCTTAGCAACTTAATATATGTAAACGTCATTTTAAACttcaatagtatttattttatatttaatgtctgatatacaattaatatatcttaaaattttatataagtaatgtttaattagaaattttgttGAGGTATAATTATCACTTGTAACATAATTTTTTGCTGTCAAATACACGTGTTGACATTAATTCGTCCGTTTGTAGGAAGATATTAATGATTATAATTTATCAAatacgtattatttaatttaaaaaattttgttgtataacatttaaataaactatggaaaatattgtttatatgTATTAGAAATCATTCCCAAAACGCAATAATACCTATTTaataagcatttatttaatcttaacagataaatttatttattatcattttaaatattgcaGAAAGGTTAGTAGGTATTATTCTTATTTCATAGGCATTTGTGTCTAGATTTGAttagaatttattaaaatttatttacaaaaatatttacaattatgtgtaattaataattaatttaattaattcattaAATTTAGCATCAATTTggcaaaaaaataaatagttaaatataatcTAATGGCAATCAAACTGAATAATCTTAAACCTTTAATCAGCGCCTTCGACGACAAAATACCTacataattttatcgaaaaattgtttctgttTTTTCCGCTAGCTGGCGATATTAATTTCTATATTGTGAAGGTTAAATTAGTTATGAATGTAAGCCTGTACACTTATAGGTCATTGATGACCGTAAGAAAGGAAAAGAACCTCTTCTATGTGAATAGATACCAGTATAAAAAAATGACGAATTTGACATGATAGACAAATCCTaatttactttatacgtatatgtacttaaatacaaaattttacattgtTTTAAGTTTAATATGCATTAACTTCAGCTTGTAATTTTTGACTTACAGATTAAATAAAATGGATTATACAGGAGTTGTATACTCTTAGATGAAACGTACTTTGAAAAACTGATTGAAATGGTTAACGTGATTCTTACCCTTCTACttatgtaaaatgaaaaatgaaatagcACCTTAATTAGTATGCCATGGCTATGGCACactgtgaaaaaaaataaatctcgaaaattaaaaaaatgcggACTCTTCAAGTTTGAATAGCAACTTTTTTGTGTCTTTTTAGTTAGGTATTTCCTTGAATATAAATAATTCAGAATAAGATTTATAAAATTAGTTTTAAATTCGTGTCAGTCTAATAAAATTACTTATCTACTCCATAACTTCTTAGATGTCACATTGATAGGACATATAAGAAGGGAATCTGGTGGCTAACAGAATATCAAGGGTTGATGACAGGCTGGCTAAATCGGATTCCTTAAATCCCTTACTGTGAAGAGTGCGAAAGGGTACTAGTTAGAGTTATTCTGGAGATCGCGACCTTCTCCCACTCCATGCCTTCCATTATACTACTTTCTTCCACTCCTTCCAGTCAAGGATTTAGGAAATCCGATTTAGCCACTCTGATAATAACGTACAGTAGATAACTATTAATTAAAAGCAAAGGTTCTGAGGATCTTGATTATTCATACTGAAAGAAGTTAAGTATTTTTATTCAGATGTAAGCTTTAAAATTTAGAGTACTAGATAGTACTAAAAACTTTATAATTGCtagcataaaaatataaacactttataaaatataatatgtatatttatattcaatgttttataaaatagctaataaaagtttttataattgtctttattaatttttaaaataataaatacaaatgaaattgtttaaaataatataatatttaacgttTATGAACTAAGCCAACAAACATCAACACATACTGGTATAACAGTATAATGTCAACATAAATTTGCACTGTTGCATATACAACTTCATCCGGATATAACTCTATCTTCCGTCCACCCATAATTGTTTGCACATCAAAGTACAAATACTAGAACATATATAATTGaacttatttttttgtttttaaatattcattcttaaagtataatatattctacttaaaattataaatatttttgtatattaacCATAGATAATAAGACCATTCCTATAACAGAAATCACTATGTGTAACACTTTTATGTACGTAAACATCAGAACTATCATCATCACAACAATACCAACAATAGAGGCGAATCCAATAATCATTATGAGTCCTGATCTCATTGTAAAGTCAAACTATAACAGTATAAcaacaaattatataaaatttgtttcattctttatAGATTACTTAGAGAAAGCTAGTATTTTAAAGTACCTTTGCAAATGTTGCTAGCATACTTATTCCAAATGTAATTAATCCTACCA
The sequence above is drawn from the Ptiloglossa arizonensis isolate GNS036 chromosome 1, iyPtiAriz1_principal, whole genome shotgun sequence genome and encodes:
- the LOC143154958 gene encoding uncharacterized protein LOC143154958, coding for MNYITKILSFTLKQVKRNQYARFFYIVHHNEKWDLFFVKRDEDSKAVLQYRAKGKVLDMQAINVQYRYARQNLVRQLIETVFTYVIAKYYYMSLVCEYLQKYYFAIQNPDLEDLIVGPN
- the LOC143154947 gene encoding tetratricopeptide repeat protein 21B, which translates into the protein MVYEMEEIEYTTLIEWFCHQFYYNGMLLHSKEACEAYPTSERLRILLSLAYALTGKSQEAIKESLSIINNADATLAALLLQNIAYTVSENVERTSMMQIDTRIRDERRKSSPNALSLAALVLLLSQKVDKAKDYIERAYKLDSSNTNVLLIKGWVDLFIVNENNLDKPNLFEIVLEHDPKNVNALLGSAKYKQQHGDCAGAILTLNSLIVRYSKLCLPLIEKLYNQLTLKDWDQVLETANRILSIDLNNLDAIKAHAFVVFCRDGHYSEGLKHLQSFFRNLIVTEMKNVTVFINNIQLFSRLVCRNQEILLELSRTTERMLQQNSKSADLMVELGNLYVLLNKIKDAEYWYRNAVRINESSFAALMGLAHCQLLDTSVDALELAQQQVDFLMEIQSNSMDAELLFMSAKLNSNDPNKALNYLDSAATIILNNCKYVPYGYTYIKRLNPDLCLEISKQRLVYSITNNLANFEKKTSNHKEPSLYLLEQLTEAYPGLSTAQLLLSKVKMQTGELEGASSILKTLLDNVDSSNAEAHLLMAQILARQRNYQLASQSLEVGLSYNFQIRDNPIYHLIIGMVQKENNDIEDAIKSFQAAMSYAGLQSHESILETVHISTSDMATLYLELISAYAKIRQFNDAIAVIQNAKMKLENTIEEGRMLIGHAEVLLEMGEVDEAIKCLSKVTPDQPYYLQAHTRLAEINLKHKKDRHAFAMCFRELVEHCPDPKTYSMLGDAYISIQEPERAIEAYEQALKQNSTNKLHIASKLGKALVKTHQYTKAINYYRDAMKQDNFKGLKLDLVKLFMTMKQYDKAEATLVQELQDGRRDSNVQSLEVRGQLLLLLAKTREKADNIKGALSALKEAKENQHRYIQRLVGSTLEDEKQVLANICLTMADYSSSLRDYDEAIMYYKEALNHKPANVQALLSLAKLYMQTNNLDRCAQSCTALLNADPNNEAASIMMADLAFRKVDFDTAAFHFRQLLMKQPTYWTALARLIEVSRRTGNMDDLEEWLHRAELGMSGSNLAAGYYYCAGLLDWRMGKLNSALRQFNFARRDPEWGQQAIYNMIEICLDPDDDSSLLNEVFNYDDAEYQDSRTLALKTAYRLLQELNPKGSPHEMLTHRLLSNFFLLATKQKSNIEKVLQDCTALASQEALRDHVGPALGMAMAHILLKQTPRARNHLKRVSKNIWTYEDAEYLERCWLLLADIFTQSSKYDLANDLLKRVLQHNATCVRAHELSGYIAEKEQNYREAAAQYSQAWKYGGKFKLSVAYKLAYCSMKAKSYADAIEACNEVLKQNPDYPRIRKDILEKCINNLRT
- the LOC143151211 gene encoding malate dehydrogenase, cytoplasmic; translated protein: MNLIVPEKGQFVVSNVSQRKDDVLRIVVTDGTTEIVLAFLYRILSDNSFGPDQSLFVNVYEFPDKAMFLESVAIELTAFSPNMLHGIICSHDASVAFKDVDVAICIGSAREYTFDAQEYDELFFKEHVRIAKFYGECVEKYAKKDAKIITLGNTTAKIISRYAKSIPSENITTLAMFNLKIAAAHIAARANCLPTDIKNIIIWGNNSRYSFPDCRYMYLKNGEPLSDELIVWLRSSLPRIIQNITNRPSYTRSLAIGLADHCKILWNGTPDNEWICMGVMSDYSYGIQRGIFFSYPVYCRNGQYEIVKDLVLDEYVKRHILNISRLIARDISAAIRVCD